In Corticium candelabrum chromosome 1, ooCorCand1.1, whole genome shotgun sequence, the genomic stretch GAATTCAAAGGGCTACACCAAAGCTAGTAAGTTTACATCTTTACTTTAAACAGTGTAGCttctttgccatgtttgtATATTGCTCAATGAAGTAGATGCTAGTAACTGATAGCTTAGCAGTCTTCTGTTTCACCTGATACATTAATTTAGTAAAATGATCCAGCATTCTGATTCAGAAGATGTTGCTTTGACTGTCAAATCACATTTTAGACATTTAGTTTAATTAGTGTAGGTACACACATTGTTGGACTTTACTGTATAATGGAATGTCGTATGTAATCACAGTAATCATGTGGTGTAGTATCCTTTAATGGTAGAAAGTTGGATGtagttgtatttgtatttctattAGTTGACATGTGGTCTGTTGGCTGTATATTGGCTGAAATGCTTTCTAATCGGCCTCTATTTCCTGGAAAACACTGTAATTCTTTCATGCAATAAGGGTTAATTAAAACTCTGTTAAGAGCTCGGCTATTTTTAGATTTGGATCAGCTCAATCACATCTTAGGCATTCAAGGATCTCCGTCTGCTGATGATTTGCAATGTATTCTCAACGACAAGGTTAGACTTGTTTTGTTGAGAAAATGTGATTATATTTATGCACTGAGTGTTATTGCCCAGGCTAGAAGCTATCTACAGTCCTTGCCTTACAAGCCAAAAGTTCCCTGGAACAGACTGTTTCCCAGAGCTGACAGTAAAGGTTTGTATTACTTTCATATTGAATCACTTTGACAGTTATAGAAACAAGGTTGACGGTGACTACGTATTTTGCAGCTCTTGATCTTTtggacaaaatgttgacaTTTAATCCTCATCGAAGAATCACTGTGGAAGAAGCTCTGGCTCACCCATACCTTGAACAGTATTATGACCCAACAGATGAGGTCAGTGGTGATGATGTATTCTATTATTCTATCTATATTACAGGTATGTTAAGTGGAAATGTTTAGTTGGGTACCTTGGAATAGCCACTTTACGAATATGGCAGCAAATTTAATTTTGCAGGTCTTTGCTGATTTTCAGCCAGCTACAGGAGTTACCATTTCTCACTATCTCTCATATGCTTGATAGTGCACGTAAATGTACAAGTGACAAGTATGAAATGAAATTTATGTGAATTTTATATACTGCAACTACAGCTGTTTGAAGTACATGGCTGGTGTAAACAGTCAGTTAGGTCAGCTGGCTAGCCTGTGAAAAAATTGACTTTGCATGTACCAGGTTATTGTATGATTAAAGTATGTCACCATGTTGTTATTGTAACGTTTGCTTTTTGCTTGGGGATTTTTTCTGCTTGGCACTTGATAacttaaaatttaatttaccTGGGCAAAGAACAGGTGAATCAGCTATATGAGTATACAGCAGCCATAAGCTTGACActaggggtgcatttctttgaCCTCCACTAGCTCAACCGGTTGAGGTGGTAGAGGTAGGCTTGACTctaggggtgcatttctttgaCCTCCACTAGCTAAATCGGTTGAGGTGGTAGAGGTACTCTGGTTGAGCGGAAGTAATCTCGGTGGAAGAcagtgaaagaaacacaagattGGAAACGAGCATGTACACTTATCTGTAGCTCAAGATGGATAATATGCACGCGAGAAACGCGATCTCATGCTATTCTTTAGAGTCACTCTTACTGTTGCTATTACTGAAGTAGATGTTTTGACAATGCTTTATTGAACAACTACGATTTATTGGGGACCCAGTTGGAGGTATTGTTGTGCAGGTGGAAACTAGTTGGAATCTTGAGTTAGAGTTacggttagggttagggtcgaGCTGCTGAAATCATGCTACTACCTAGCTTTTGCCATTTATCCATACGTGGGCATGTGCACTAGCCCGGCCACCTCTACTGAACTCTACCAGCTTAACCAACATTTTACTGGTAAAGCTGGTGGAGCCAGTGGACCTCTTTCACTTAATCAGGTTGAGCTTGTGGAGGTCAAAGGAACGCACCTTAGGCCATCTTTGCCTTAAGCTACATTACAACTTTGTTATGTTATCGTTATGTTTCATTAATTGATAGGGGCTAATACATTCGATTTGTGATACTAGCCTGTAGCAGAAAAGCCATTCACTTTTGAGACAGAGCTGGACGATCTTCCTAAAGAGAAATTGAAAGGTTTCTTAGTCCAACATTAGACCATGTAGTGATGATTGTAATGCGTTTATTTTATGCAGAATTGATATATGAAGAAATTGAAAGATTTCATAGCTGTCAGTTGGTCTCAATCTGTTAACTGACACTGGTCTAATATTGTACGCTTGGTGTTTAGTATCACAGTCATCAAGAAAGGTGGCAGCGGTATAGCTGCTGTAAACTGTAGTGTAGTCAATGAACAAGTCTAGTCAATGAACAAGTCTAGTCAAGTCTAGGAGTGAGAACTGCTCTGCAGTAGATAGAAGTTATGTGTCCGGTTGATCCACATGACACAGTAGATTGAATGCGATCCCCATGATACTGTTGATATGATGCACATGATATGAATAATTGCAACATAAGAATTAGAAAATGTACTCATTCTTTCTTTAGATATACGCGTAGGTATTCCACATTGAAGTTGGTCTGGTATGATTGAGTTTAGAAGAAATATTGCATCTGACAGTTTGCTAGAAATATTTTGGATAGGTCGTGCATAACAGCCATTAAAAGACCAGGGATTTTGTTAGTTATCAGTGGTGATTACAAAGTTCGGAGTTTGTATTGTACAGTACCCATATTACTCATAGCTCTGAGTGAACTCTATGCTTTCCTAGTAATTAAGCCAATGAGTGCAAATACTTACAGCCTGTAAATACAAAAACTAAACAGCAATAAGTCTAAAACTCATCAATCACTTTATAGAATAGGCAAGCGCTTTTATGTGCGAGTTAGTACAGTAATcgcttaattaacttaagcgAAGTTAGCAGATTTGGCAAATCCAAATCTAAGATATCTTCTAGCTTTGAATAcgtagggttagggttagtaTGTATCATCATGACGCGCCATGTGTGTAAAGAGTCGTTTCGTGGGCTCATTGACCGTATGGTGTTACACAGCTACACGTCTGGTAAGAATGAACAGATACTAAATAGAAGACAGAGAACAGAAGTAGTGTACGTCCTTTATCACAGTCAATTGGCAGAATTGCAGATAGAACTGACGATGAGGAGCGCCACACTGAACAACTAGTCATGCAGATATAACTACGTGTGATTTCGCCACGTTTCGGCCTCCGTTGCCTTCTTCAAGTCAAGCTATCGAAAACCTGACTGAAACTATGTACATGTTGTAAAGCACACCAACAATAACATTtagattgtgacgtcacagtTTGGCTATCGTCCAATTACATTAGAATCAGACGAACAGTCTCTAAAGATACGTTGCAATGCGAGCAGGTGAACGTGTTTGTTATAGATCTCTAGCTAAAGATATCGACATTGACAATGAACTCGTTTTATGTCTCTAGAATTCCTGTTTCACACTAGTTATGCCACACTAGTGGTGCTCGCGTTTTCCGTTCTACTAGCAGGTGATGTTCAGAAATGTTTCCGTCTACTAGCTTAGGTTGTACGGGTACATTTAGAATCGATCTTTTTACAGACAAAGCGACACCCACAAGTGCCACCAAACTCTGTACATACTGCAGCAACCCTGACCCTGACGAGTGTTTCGTCAATAGGAGTTATATCGGGTCCAATATTACGGCCATCCAGTGCTCAACCGGTGATGACGCTTGTTTCACTGCAACGACCCTGCGATCTGATACGTCTCAAGATGTGCAAATTGGTCGAGGCTGTGGCAACAAGCTCACAAATGTGTCTTCTTGCCTCAGTGTACACGTACCTCTAGGCGACGGCGTCACGGTTTCATCGTGCACATGCCTTTGTGCCAATTCAACATGTCCAGCCGTCAGGAATTTCAGTTAGTTTTTCAGAGTTGACTCGCCTTTACcagtgttaattaaaatctTTTTTCGTGCACAGATGAAATTGTAAAACACGGTTGTCTTTCTCCTATTGAATTTCCGCAAGGATCTGGTAAGTGCATGCACAGTAACTAGCAAAATTATTCACCAACATCTATTTTTATCTAAACTCTAGGTACAGCCT encodes the following:
- the LOC134194018 gene encoding uncharacterized protein LOC134194018; protein product: MRAEFLFHTSYATLVVLAFSVLLADKATPTSATKLCTYCSNPDPDECFVNRSYIGSNITAIQCSTGDDACFTATTLRSDTSQDVQIGRGCGNKLTNVSSCLSVHVPLGDGVTVSSCTCLCANSTCPAVRNFNEIVKHGCLSPIEFPQGSGTAFSWNIYSTYWACFALLFAQCMLH